One Ignavibacteria bacterium genomic window, AGAAGTCATCAACAGCGCTATTCTCAGTGTTGTATACGGAAACTTGGAGGTTGTCCCATGCTGGAGCAATGAGTTGCGGCTGGATACCACCGAATGTTCCGCTCAAATTGCCTTGCTGGAGCATTGTGTTTGCGCCAGAACGAATACCTGAGGTTGCGTTATTAACGTTGTTACCGCAAGCTACGTACTGATAACCCCAGTTGTCAGCAACACCATCAGCAAGTCCGTCACCACTGCGACCACGCGTGTCGTCGGAGGATGGATCATATGCCGAGAATACGCCAGGGGTTACTTCCAGCTTCGTACGAACGGTCGGATATCCGAAGTTGTCATACTCGTAGAAATAACGGCGATTCGAAAGTGCTACAAGGGCATTTGTGGAAACGTAGAACGAATCCTGCCGCACGCCATTGAAGTAGAACGGGAATCCAATCGAAATAGGACCTGCGAATGCATCGTCCGTAGAGTCATTCAGGTTGGCTGGGTTCCTAAAGAAGGCCCATCCACCATAAAGATTCTGCGTTGGATCGGTCCAATACGTGGTTGGCAACTGACGCGGACCGGAAACGATACGACGCCATGTTCCAGGCTCCGTAAGTGTATCCACAAACTGGGTCGGGTCAGGACGCCAAAAATCAGGTGCTTCGTCGTCCGAGTCGACGAAATAATACCCCGTGGAGATGGGTGGATTAGTGCGTGCGTTAGCACCCGTCAGGGTGAAAGGCAGTGGATACGAAGCAACTGGGCTTCGGGCTCCACTCTTACGCAACACATCCTCGCCATCTTTCCCGTCTCCCGCAAAGGCAAGCGAAGTGCCTACCAACGCAGTCATGAGAGCAAGAAGTAGGAGTCTGCGGCTCATGCAAACCTCAATGAAACTGTGAACAAGTACGTGCAGTTATTTCAATCTTTTTTCAATCGAGACAAACCCTCACATCCCCAACGCAAGGCCGGGGTTGTTCGGTAAAATTGTGATTTCATCTGTAATTGTCAAACAATTTCTTCCCAGATGAACATCAGACGTGATTTTACCTCTCTTCGCATCAACATTGACACCATGCAAAAGTTACGAAACGGCTGATATGCCGGCAGTCGGTACAGATCCGACGATATCCTGAAAATTCTCCCGGATATAGTGGTTCAGAGCTACAGGATAAAGCTTGTGCTCTGTCTCCTTCACCCGTTGCTGCAAACTGGACGGCGAGTCTTCCGGAAAAACTGGAACCTTCGTCTGCCCTATCATAGCTCCCTCATCATACTGCTCGGTCACCACATGCACCGTTGCGCCGGTCTCCGTCCTGCCAGAAGCCAAAACGGCCTCGTGAACATGCAGCCCATACATCCCCTGACCCCCAAACTCCGGCAATAATGCCGGGTGGATATTCACTACGTGACCGCTCATGTAGGTAAGAACCTTTGTCGACACCAACCGCATGAATCCAGCTAGAACAAGCACGTCGATGCGGTACTGCTCAAGGAGTGAACACAGTTTGGTGCTGAATTCTTCTCCTTTCACCGATGCCGGAATCACCTCAAGATCTACGTTCTCCCCCCTTGCCACCTCACACATACCTGCAGCAGAAGAGGTAGTAAGAACCAATGCAACAGAAAACGCACTCTCACTGGACTTTGCAGCCTCACATAGAGCTTTCGCGTTCGATCCAGTGCCGGAGCCCAAGATCGCTATCCGTACCTTCGTAGTTGATCCCATTCGACTCCAATGTAGCTTTTGCCGGCTCCATTCGCCAATCGGAACTTTTGCACACCTCTATAGGGTTTGGCTCCCCATTGCACTACACTATCAGGAAATTGATGCTTACGACTGCACTCGTTCGCTCTTTGGGAGCTTTCTCCCTGTTCACACTAGGATTCCTTCTCAGTTTTACCACCGTTCTGGGCCAGAACGCCGACACAACTTCGCAGCCAACCGGTATGATCAGCGGCCAGGTGGTGGACGTTGCAACCCAACAACCGCTTGTTGGCGCTACAATTGCCGTAGTAGGAACAAAGCGCGGCGCTCTCAGCAAAAAGGAGGGGCGCTTCGTGATCTCTAACATCCCTGCCGGCGTCTACACGATCAAGACAACCCTCATCGGCTATTCTCAGGATCTGAAGTCTGACATTGTTGTAAGCCCTGGGAAGCCCCTTACCGTGCTGATCCAGCTGTCTTCTACGCAAGTTGAGTTCGGAGAGACAGTAGTGGTCTCTGAGGCCTTCCGCAAGGACGGACAGTCCATTTCCTCCACGCAAACCCTTACTAGCGAGGAAGTACGTCGGGCTCCGGGCGTTCAAGAAGACGTAGTGCGAGCTGTGGCACTCCTCCCGGGTGTTGCCGTAACGAATGCAGGACGTAATGATCTCGCCGTTCGAGGGGGCGCCCCCTTTGAGAATCTGTTCTTGGTGGACAACATCGAAGTGCCGAATATCAATCACTTCGGCTCCCAAGGCTCTTCCGGCGGACCACTCTCGTTGATCAACATCGCCTTTGTACGCGATGTTTCGTTGTCGACAGGGGGCTTTGGACCGAAGTATGGAGATCGTCTATCATCGGTCACCAACCTCACGCTGCGTGAAGGAAATGATCAACGATTTGCGGGCGAGATCAACCTCAGCGCCACGGGATTTGGTGTGATCGCTGAAGGTCCAGTTGGCAGCAGCGGCACATTCCTCTTCTCTGCCCGACGCAGTTATCTCGATCTGATCTTCAAAGCAGCCGGCTTCGGTTTCATTCCTGAATACTGGGACTTCTCCGGTAAGCTAACATTCGATGTCTCACCGCTTGATAAGATCTCCTTCCTTGCCATCGGCGCGCTGGATGAAGTGAAGTTCAACAACACGGAAGAGAATCTGTACAACAACAGCCGTGTTACCGCCCCCTCTCAGAATCAGTACTTCGCGGGTCTAACGTGGCGACGACTTCTTGAGAAGGGATATCTGAATGTCACGCTCGGAAGAACGTTCACGTACTTCAACACGGTCCAGCAAGACTCTCTTGCGAACGATGTCTTCCGCACAGTTACCAA contains:
- a CDS encoding TonB-dependent receptor, whose translation is MLTTALVRSLGAFSLFTLGFLLSFTTVLGQNADTTSQPTGMISGQVVDVATQQPLVGATIAVVGTKRGALSKKEGRFVISNIPAGVYTIKTTLIGYSQDLKSDIVVSPGKPLTVLIQLSSTQVEFGETVVVSEAFRKDGQSISSTQTLTSEEVRRAPGVQEDVVRAVALLPGVAVTNAGRNDLAVRGGAPFENLFLVDNIEVPNINHFGSQGSSGGPLSLINIAFVRDVSLSTGGFGPKYGDRLSSVTNLTLREGNDQRFAGEINLSATGFGVIAEGPVGSSGTFLFSARRSYLDLIFKAAGFGFIPEYWDFSGKLTFDVSPLDKISFLAIGALDEVKFNNTEENLYNNSRVTAPSQNQYFAGLTWRRLLEKGYLNVTLGRTFTYFNTVQQDSLANDVFRTVTNEGENSLRADLVLLPSSTLEVNAGAIVKYASQLDYQVVLPGFARLDASGNPAPLIVDTSFTALRAGIYAQADWSITDQFKLTLGARGDYYAFLQQDKLALSPRASISYLLAPEMTVRLGGGRYYQAPQFIWMVGDASNPVNLRPLRADQVVLGWEWIATPDIKVQVETYYKSYDAYPVRTFRPQAVLAPAGFDDIYTDIPFGLEPLTNTGTGTAYGIEFFIQKKLSAAIPIYGLASISINRTQFLAADGVDRPGSFDTPIIATIAAGWRPSPEWEISSKLRMSQGLPTTPYITTPERAAETGFPIGSLDFDDFNEGARLPFFYALDARVDKRWFFNGWQLIVYVDVQNITGRKNVSGYKWNQETQTVEAQESIGVLPSIGINIQF
- the purN gene encoding phosphoribosylglycinamide formyltransferase — protein: MGSTTKVRIAILGSGTGSNAKALCEAAKSSESAFSVALVLTTSSAAGMCEVARGENVDLEVIPASVKGEEFSTKLCSLLEQYRIDVLVLAGFMRLVSTKVLTYMSGHVVNIHPALLPEFGGQGMYGLHVHEAVLASGRTETGATVHVVTEQYDEGAMIGQTKVPVFPEDSPSSLQQRVKETEHKLYPVALNHYIRENFQDIVGSVPTAGISAVS